In the genome of Nonomuraea sp. NBC_00507, the window CCAAGGCCAGAACAGTCTCACGAGCTTGGTCGGCGTGCTGAAGCGACGCTGACGTATGACCGCATGTGCCGGTTTCGGGGCTGTTACCGACCCAGCTGTGGTTGGGCTGTGGGACGCACGTCACCATCGGCGTCCAGGCCGGACAGGAGGCGCAGGGCATCCGCGGAGGGGCTGCCGGGGGCCGCCGAGAGCACCAGCAGCTCCATGCCCGATTCATCCGGCAGCGCGAAGTTCTCCTGATGCAGGTCCAGTTCCCCGACCAGGGGGTGCCGGTAAGCCTTGCGCCCGTAGGTCCGCGCCCGCACGTCCGCGCGGGCCCACAGGCGCCGGAAGCGCTCGCTGCCCATCGCCAGCTCCCCTATCAACGAGGCCAGGCGCGGATCCTCGGGATATTTGCCGGCCGCCAGGCGCAGGTGCCCGACCACGTCGCGGGTGCACTGATCCCAGTCGGCGTACAGGCCGCGCTCGGTCTCCTCCAGGAAGATGTGCCGGGCCGTGTTCAGGCCTTTCACGGGGCGGCCGTACAGCAGCTCGGCGAGGCGGTTACCGGCGGCGGCGTCGAGGCGGTGGTCGACGATGAGCGCGGGCGCGTCGGTGATCAGGTCCAGGACCCGCGGCAGTTCCGGGCGCAGCCGCCCGGTGGGCGACTTCGCCTTCCGGCGCCGCTGCCGGGCCAGCCGGTAGAGGTGCCCGCGTTCGGTGTCGTCGAGCCCGAGGACCCGCGCGAGTGCGTCGAGCACCTGCTCCGAGGGCTGTGTGGCGCGGCCCTGCTCGAGGCGCACGTAGTAGTCGACGCTGACCCCGGACAGGTGCGCGACCTCTTCGCGGCGCAGCCCTTGGACCCGGCGGCGGCTGTCGACCGGGATGCC includes:
- a CDS encoding helix-turn-helix transcriptional regulator, whose amino-acid sequence is MDDLAGFLRTRRSRVDPAGAGIPVDSRRRVQGLRREEVAHLSGVSVDYYVRLEQGRATQPSEQVLDALARVLGLDDTERGHLYRLARQRRRKAKSPTGRLRPELPRVLDLITDAPALIVDHRLDAAAGNRLAELLYGRPVKGLNTARHIFLEETERGLYADWDQCTRDVVGHLRLAAGKYPEDPRLASLIGELAMGSERFRRLWARADVRARTYGRKAYRHPLVGELDLHQENFALPDESGMELLVLSAAPGSPSADALRLLSGLDADGDVRPTAQPQLGR